The Porites lutea chromosome 4, jaPorLute2.1, whole genome shotgun sequence genome contains a region encoding:
- the LOC140935719 gene encoding mannosyl-oligosaccharide glucosidase-like gives MVRHRKGKHALDSSKDHGDRSKFTRRRGKQPSLKPFLLLAAVFGIPLCIFGAFKLWNYRLSARLYTPLDAPLVVNKSENDMSRFWGTYRSNLYFGLRTRSLKSLMTGFMWFPQYAPDGQLTIRHTCEQSDGLLKYGWLKHDGTNFGSQEIVDKDFALVTDFVKRLGGDHGGDWTARISGKEMGNPSQIVSLLFYVTHEGESHFQPVIQKNALTALHGNTPELGSFTLHFARPARVVFSSFLAAHTPNVHSVKDIVMQNMRMAKLKNKVQLLSLGGHVTSRDQEGRELPVNLFVQQWTLELPFDMEVAFESGSFVTRGVRLLGSTFASLKDELSSEFDRKFEEKFPLSAEGFSTDEVQFAQAALSNMVGGIGYFYGSSRVISRYFKEPTDYWNSALYTAVPSRPFFPRGFLWDEGFHQLLISQWDAKISKDIIGHWLDLINIEGWIPREQILGDEARTKVPSDFVVQHNENANPPTLILPIKWMLDKGVLDDTYLRKIFPRLKAWFNWFNTTQLGKLPSTYRWHGRDAKTDKELNPKTLTSGLDDYPRASHPSDDERHVDLRCWMAFAAGLMADIAKAVGENSDAVLYRSTSDYLSDNKLLDKYHWSSKAEAYSDYGNHTKLVKLVQRAIQPSQPGSPKKTVRIVTSKQGPTLKYVNAVGYVSLFPFLLQILDPASPKLEKVLKDLKDPERLWSDYGLRSLAKSDPVYKKYNTEHDAPYWRGAIWININFLAVRALNHYAGTAGPYQEKAKEIYTELRNNLIKNIFSEYTRSGFIWEQYDDTTGRGKGSHPFTGWSSLVVLMMSEHF, from the exons ATGGTCCGGCATAGGAAAGGAAAACACGCCCTAGATTCTTCTAAAGATCATGGTGACAGATCTAAATTCACACGGCGCCGAggaaagcaaccttcattgaaaCCATTTCTGCTGTTGGCAGCTGTTTTTGGAATTCCTCTGTGTATATTCGGAGCGTTTAAACTTTGGAATTACAGATTATCTGCCCGTCTTTACACTCCACTTGACGCACCGTTAGTTGTAAACAAATCTGAGAATGACATGAGCCGCTTCTGGGGAACTTATCGTTCCAATTTGTACTTTGGCCTTAG AACACGCAGTCTTAAGTCCTTGATGACAGGATTCATGTGGTTCCCTCAGTATGCTCCCGATGGACAGTTAACCATTCGCCACACTTGTGAACAGTCTGATGGGTTGCTGAAGTATGGTTGGCTTAAGCATGATGGCACTAACTTTGGATCTCAAGAGATAGTCGACAAAGATTTTGCTTTGGTGACAGACTTTGTAAAACGATTAGGTGGAGATCATGGAGGGGATTGGACTGCAAGAATTTCTGGCAAAGAAATG GGTAACCCATCCCAGATTGTGTCACTGCTCTTTTATGTGACTCATGAAGGAGAGAGCCACTTTCAACCTGTCATCCAGAAAAATGCGCTTACAGCACTCCATGGCAATACACCGGAACTTGGTTCGTTCACGCTACACTTTGCGCGCCCAGCTCGAGTGGTGTTCTCGTCGTTTCTTGCCGCTCACACGCCAAACGTGCACTCAGTAAAGGATATTGTGATGCAGAACATGCGAATGGCTAAACTCAAGAATAAAGTACAGCTTCTTTCATTGGGCGGCCATGTGACGAGCCGTGACCAGGAAGGGCGTGAATTGCCGGTGAACTTGTTTGTTCAGCAATGGACACTTGAGCTCCCTTTCGATATGGAGGTTGCTTTTGAATCTGGAAGTTTCGTAACCAGAGGGGTACGGTTACTAGGGTCAACATTTGCAAGTCTCAAAGACGAGCTCAGCTCTGAGTTTGACAGAAAGTTTGAGGAGAAGTTTCCTCTCTCTGCTGAAGGTTTCAGCACTGATGAGGTACAGTTCGCCCAAGCGGCGCTGAGCAACATGGTTGGAGGGATCGGATATTTTTATGGAAGCTCAAGAGTGATTTCTCGGTATTTTAAAGAACCAACAGATTACTGGAACAGTGCATTGTACACTGCGGTTCCTTCTCGCCCGTTCTTTCCTCGGGGATTCTTGTGGGACGAAGGTTTCCATCAACTGCTCATCAGCCAATGGGATGCGAAAATCAGTAAGGACATCATCGGCCATTGGCTGGATTTGATCAATATCGAAGGCTGGATTCCGAGGGAGCAGATCCTCGGCGACGAAGCACGAACGAAGGTACCCTCGGATTTTGTCGTGCAGCACAACGAAAATGCAAACCCACCAACCTTGATTCTGCCAATCAAGTGGATGCTGGATAAAGGCGTATTGGACGATACGTATCTACGAAAGATTTTTCCTCGGCTAAAGGCTTGGTTCAATTGGTTTAACACCACTCAACTGGGTAAACTTCCGTCAACGTACAGGTGGCACGGACGAGATGCCAAGACTGACAAGGAATTGAACCCCAAGACACTCACGTCTGGATTGGATGACTATCCACGTGCGTCACATCCCTCGGATGACGAACGTCACGTGGATCTGCGATGCTGGATGGCGTTTGCCGCTGGTTTGATGGCTGACATTGCTAAAGCTGTTGGTGAGAACTCAGACGCTGTGCTCTACAGATCGACTAGTGACTATCTCTCTGATAACAAGCTGCTGGATAAGTATCACTGGTCCTCGAAGGCGGAAGCGTACAGCGATTATGGAAATCACACCAAGCTTGTCAAGCTTGTCCAACGAGCTATTCAACCATCTCAACCAGGCAGCCCCAAGAAAACGGTCCGTATTGTGACTTCCAAGCAGGGACCTACTCTTAAATATGTTAATGCTGTCGGGTACGTAAGTCTGTTTCCTTTCCTGCTTCAAATATTGGACCCGGCGTCGCCAAAGCTTGAGAAAGTCCTGAAGGATTTAAAAGACCCTGAACGTCTCTGGAGTGACTACGGTTTGAGGTCTCTAGCAAAGAGTGATCCAGTCTACAAGAAATACAACACTGAACACGATGCTCCTTACTGGCGAGGAGCTATCTGGATCAATATCAACTTTTTAGCTGTTAGAGCTTTGAATCACTATGCTGGTACTGCGGGACCTTATCAGGAGAAGGCGAAGGAGATATACACCGAATTACGGAACAATTTAATTAAAAACATATTTAGTGAGTACACAAGGTCGGGCTTTATATGGGAACAGTACGACGATACCACAGGACGCGGAAAAGGTTCACATCCCTTTACGGGATGGTCCTCCTTAGTGGTGCTCATGATGTCAGAACATTTTTAA